A region of the Bryobacteraceae bacterium genome:
ACGAACTGATGGACGCCGCCAACCTGCGCGGCGCCGCCATCAAGAAGAAGGACGACGTCCACCGCATGGCGGAAGCCAACAAGGCGTTCGCCCACTACCGCTGGTGAAAGGAGAATCCGAGCTGAGCCGCCGCGCCTGCGACGACTGATATGCCCCGCACGATCCCAATCGAGAAGATGAGGAACATCGGCATCATGGCCCACATTGATGCCGGCAAGACCACCACTACCGAGCGCATCCTCTATTACACGGGCCGGACCTACAAGATCGGCGAGGTCCACGAGGGGACGGCGACGATGGACTGGATGGTGCAGGAGCAGGAGCGCGGCATCACCATCACTTCGGCGGCCACCTTCTGCCAGTGGCGCGACTGCCAGATCAACATCATCGACACGCCGGGCCACGTCGACTTCACCGCCGAGGTGGAGCGCTCGCTGCGCGTGCTCGACGGCGCGGTGGCGGTGTTTGACGCCGTCGCCGGCGTGCAGCCGCAGTCAGAGACCGTGTGGCGGCAGGCGGACAAGTACTCGGTGCCGCGCATCTGCTTCATCAACAAGATGGACCGCGTCGGCGCGGACTTCGAGCACGCGGTGCAGACCATCGTCGAAAAGCTCCAGGCGCGGCCGGTGCCCATTCAGATTCCGGTGGGCGCGGAAGACCAGTTCAAGGGCGTGGTGGACCTCGTCCGGATGAAGGCGCGGATCTGGCGCGATGAGACGCTGGGCGCCGCCTACGACGACGTCGACATCCCGGCCCATCTGGTGGAGAAGGCGCGCGAGTACCGCGAAAAGATGGTGGAAGCGGCGGCCGAGTGCGACGACCACCTGATGGAGAAGTATCTCAACGGCGAGGAGCTCAGCGAGGAAGAGATCCTCCACGGGCTGCGCCAGGGCACGATTGCGCTGAAGATCTTCCCGGTGATCTGCGGCTCGGCGTTCAAGAACAAGGGCGTGCAGAACCTGCTCGACGCGGTGGTGGATCTGCTGCCCTCGCCGGTGGACATCGCCAGCGTGCGCGGCACGGATCCGCAGGACCCGTCGCGCGAGATCGAGCGCAAGGCGAGCGACGACGAGCCCTTCGCGGCGCTGGTCTTCAAGATCATGACCGACCCCTATGTGGGCCAGCTCGCCTTTATCCGCGTATATTCCGGCGTGATCAAGACGGGCGACACGGTGCTCAACGTGAGCAAGGGGAAGAAGGAGCGCATCGGGCGCCTGCTGCGGATGCACGCCAACAAGCGCGAGGAGATTTCCGAGATCCGCGCCGGCGACATCGCCGCCTGCGTCGGGCTGAAGACGGTGACCACGAGCGACACCATCTGCGACGAGGCGCATCCGATCCTGCTCGAGGCCATTGAGTTCGCCAATCCGGTCATCCAGCTCGCCATCGAGCCGAAGACCAAGGCCGACCAGGAGAAGCTCGGCATGGCGATCGCCAAGCTGGTGGCCGAGGATCCGACGCTGCGCGTGAACACGGATCCGGAGACCGGCCAGACGATTCTCAGCGGCATGGGCGAGCTGCACCTGGAGATTATCGTCGACCGGTTGCAGCGCGAGTTTGGCGTCGGGGCCAACGTGGGCAAGCCGCAGGTGGCCTACCGCGAGACGATCACGCGGCCGGCCGAGGGCGAGGGCCGCTTCGTGCGCCAGACCGGCGGCCGCGGCCAGTACGGCCATGTGAAGATCCGGGTGGAGCCGCTGGCCGACAAGGACTACGAGTTTGTCAACGCCATCGTGGGCGGCGTCGTGCCGAAGGAGTACATCCCGGCGGCCGAGAAAGGCATCGTCGAGGCGATGGAAGGCGGGGTGCTGGCCGGCTATCCGATGACCGGCATCCGCGTGACGCTGTACGACGGCAGCTACCACGAGGTGGACTCCTCGGAAATGGCGTTCAAGATCGCCGGTTCGATGGCGCTGAAGGACGCCGCGCAGAAGGCGCGGCCGGTGCTGCTCGAGCCGGTGATGCGGGTCGAGGTGGTGGTGCCCGACGAATACATGGGCGCCGTCAACGGCGACCTGATCAGCCGCCGTGGAAGGCTCGAAGGGGTCGAGATGAAGGGCGGCACGCAGATCATCCGCGCGATGGTGCCGCTGTCGGAGATGTTCGGCTACGCGACCGAGCTGCGCTCGCGCACGCAGGGCCGCGGCAGTTTCACGATGCACTTCGGCAGGTACGAGGAGGCGCCGGCCTCGGTCACCGAAGAGGTGATCAGCCGGATGCAGGGCAAGGTTTCCAGATAGCAGGCAAGAGGCAATTCACGACTGACAGGTTCGATCACTCGGACAGGAGACAGGAAAGCTCATGGCGAAAGAGAAATTTGACCGCAGCAAGCCGCACGTCAACATTGGGACGATTGGCCACATTGATCACGGCAAGACGACGTTGACGGCGGCGATCACGAAGGTGCTGTCGAAGCACAATCCGAGGGTGCAGTTCCGGAGTTTTGATTCGATTGACAACGCGCCGGAGGAGAAGGCGCGTGGCATCACGATTGCGGTGGCGCACGTCGAGTACGAGACGGCGAAGCGGCACTATGCGCACGTGGACTGTCCGGGCCACGCCGACTACATCAAGAACATGATTACGGGCGCGGCGCAGATGGACGGGGCGATTCTGGTGGTGGCGGCGCCGGACGGGCCGATGCCGCAGACCCGCGAGCATGTGCTGCTGGCGCGGCAGGTGGGGGTGCCCTACATTGTGGTGGCGCTGAACAAGGTGGACATGATGGACGACCCGGAGCTGCTGGAGCTGGTGGAGCTGGAGCTGCGGGAGCTGTTGAAGAGCTATGGATTTCCGGGCGACGAGGTGCCGATTGTGCGGGTGAGCGCGCTGAAGGCGCTGAATGGGGATCCGGAGGCGGAGAAGCAGATTGAGGAGCTGATGGAGGCGGTGGACAACTACATTCCGCTGCCGCAGCGGGATGTGGACAAGCCGTTTCTGATGCCGATTGAGGACATTTTTTCGATCCAGGGCCGCGGGACGGTGGTGACGGGCCGGATTGAGAAGGGCAAGATCAAGGTGGGCGACGAGGTGGAGATTGTCGGGTTCCGGCCGACGCGGAAGACGGTGGTGACCGGGGTGGAGATGTTCAAGAAGCTGCTGGACGAGGGGATTGCGGGCGACAACGTGGGGCTGCTGCTGCGGGGCGTGGAGAAGGACGAGGTGGAGCGGGGCCAGGTGCTGGCCAAGCCGGGTTCGATCACGCCGCACACGAAGTTCAAGGGCGAGGTGTACGTGCTGTCGAAGGAAGAGGGCGGCCGTCACACGCCGTTTTTCTCGGGCTACCGGCCGCAGTTTTACTTCCGGACGACGGACGTGACCGGGGTGGTGAAGCTGCCCGAGGGGGTGCAGATGGTGATGCCGGGCGACAACGTGTCGCTCGAGGTGGAGCTGATCACGCCGGTGGCGATGGAGAAGGGGCTGCGCTTTGCCATCCGCGAAGGCGGCCGCACCGTCGGCGCCGGCACGGTGACCGAGATTCTGGAGTAGTAGCCGCAGGCCAGGGCCGCGGCCTGCGGGCCGCGGCTGCCCAAGCAAAGGAAGACGATGCTCACCAAGCGAATTCGAATCAGGCTGAAGGCGTACGACCACCGGCTGCTCGATCAGAGCACGTCGGAGATCGTCGAGACCGCCAGGCGCGCCGGCGCCCGGGTGGCCGGGCCCATTCCGCTGCCCACCGAGCGCACGGTCTACACGGTGAACCGGTCGCCGCACGTGGACAAGAAGTCGCGCGAGCAGTTTGAGATCCGGACTCACAAGCGGCTGATCGACATTCTGGATCCGACGCAGGACACCGTGGACGCCCTGAGCCGGCTCGATCTGCCTGCCGGCGTCGACGTCGAGATCAAGGCGTACCACAAGGGAGCGAATTGAGTTCGCCCGCCCGGCTTGGAGGGCGTGGCGGAAGCGGAAGCGCTGAGGCGCTCCGCGGCCCGGACGGGCGCGCGGAGCGGGATGAGTTGCGAAGGGATTGAGGGAAATGAGCCCAGGAATCATCGGCAAGAAAATTGGGATGACCCAGGTGTTCCGGCCGGACGGCCAGGTCGTGCCCGTGACCCTGCTGAAGGCGGGGCCGTGCGTTGTGGTGCAGCGCA
Encoded here:
- the tuf1 gene encoding elongation factor Tu, which produces MAKEKFDRSKPHVNIGTIGHIDHGKTTLTAAITKVLSKHNPRVQFRSFDSIDNAPEEKARGITIAVAHVEYETAKRHYAHVDCPGHADYIKNMITGAAQMDGAILVVAAPDGPMPQTREHVLLARQVGVPYIVVALNKVDMMDDPELLELVELELRELLKSYGFPGDEVPIVRVSALKALNGDPEAEKQIEELMEAVDNYIPLPQRDVDKPFLMPIEDIFSIQGRGTVVTGRIEKGKIKVGDEVEIVGFRPTRKTVVTGVEMFKKLLDEGIAGDNVGLLLRGVEKDEVERGQVLAKPGSITPHTKFKGEVYVLSKEEGGRHTPFFSGYRPQFYFRTTDVTGVVKLPEGVQMVMPGDNVSLEVELITPVAMEKGLRFAIREGGRTVGAGTVTEILE
- a CDS encoding 30S ribosomal protein S10, producing the protein MLTKRIRIRLKAYDHRLLDQSTSEIVETARRAGARVAGPIPLPTERTVYTVNRSPHVDKKSREQFEIRTHKRLIDILDPTQDTVDALSRLDLPAGVDVEIKAYHKGAN
- the fusA gene encoding elongation factor G, producing MPRTIPIEKMRNIGIMAHIDAGKTTTTERILYYTGRTYKIGEVHEGTATMDWMVQEQERGITITSAATFCQWRDCQINIIDTPGHVDFTAEVERSLRVLDGAVAVFDAVAGVQPQSETVWRQADKYSVPRICFINKMDRVGADFEHAVQTIVEKLQARPVPIQIPVGAEDQFKGVVDLVRMKARIWRDETLGAAYDDVDIPAHLVEKAREYREKMVEAAAECDDHLMEKYLNGEELSEEEILHGLRQGTIALKIFPVICGSAFKNKGVQNLLDAVVDLLPSPVDIASVRGTDPQDPSREIERKASDDEPFAALVFKIMTDPYVGQLAFIRVYSGVIKTGDTVLNVSKGKKERIGRLLRMHANKREEISEIRAGDIAACVGLKTVTTSDTICDEAHPILLEAIEFANPVIQLAIEPKTKADQEKLGMAIAKLVAEDPTLRVNTDPETGQTILSGMGELHLEIIVDRLQREFGVGANVGKPQVAYRETITRPAEGEGRFVRQTGGRGQYGHVKIRVEPLADKDYEFVNAIVGGVVPKEYIPAAEKGIVEAMEGGVLAGYPMTGIRVTLYDGSYHEVDSSEMAFKIAGSMALKDAAQKARPVLLEPVMRVEVVVPDEYMGAVNGDLISRRGRLEGVEMKGGTQIIRAMVPLSEMFGYATELRSRTQGRGSFTMHFGRYEEAPASVTEEVISRMQGKVSR